The stretch of DNA atccatccatccatccatccatccatccatccctccatcatccataatccatccctccatccatccatcatccatcatccatccctccatccatccatccatccatccatccatccatccatccatccatccctcccaccctccatccatcattcatcatccatccatccatcatccatcatccatccatccatccatccatccatccatccatccatccatccatcatcattccctccctccatccatccatccatctgtccatccatccatcatccacccatccatccatcatccatccatcatctatccatcatctatccatccatcatccatccatccgtccatccatccatccatccatcatctataatccatccatccatccatccatccatcatccatcatccatccctccatccatccatccatccatccatcatcattccctccctccatccatccatccatccatccatccatccatctatcatccatcatccatcaacccatccatcatccatccatcatccatccctccatccatccctccatccatccatccatccatccatccatccatcttccatccatcatccatccatccatccatccatccatccatccatcctccatccatcatacatccatccatccatccgtccatccatccatcatccacccatccatccatcatccatccatccatccatccatccatccctccctccctccctccatccatcatccatcatccatccatccatccatccatcatccatccatccatcctccatccatcatccatccatccatccatccatccatccatccatccatccatcatccaacatccatccatccatccatccatccatcatccatcgatccatccatccatccatccatcatccatccatccatccatccatccatccatccatccatccatccatccatccctccatcatccataatccatccctccatccatccatcatccatcatccatccctccatccatccatccatccatccatccatccatccatccatccatccctcccaccctccatccatcattcatcatccatccatccatcatccatcatccatccatccatccatccatccatccatccatccatccatccatcatcattccctccctccatccatccatccatccatccatccatccatccatccatccatcatccatccatccatcctccatccatcatccatccatccatccatccatccatcatccatccatccatccatccatccatccatccgtcatccatccatcatccatccatcatccatcatccaacCATCATacatccattcatccatccatccatccatccatccatccatccatccatccatccatccatccatccatccatccattcatccatccatccctcctccgtccatcatccatcatccatccatccatccatccatcatccatcatccatccatccatccatccatccatccatccgtcatccatcatccatccatccatctatccatccatccatccatccatccatcatccatccatccatccatccatccatccatccatcaccattccctccctccatccatccatccatccatccatccatccatccatccatccatccatcatccatccatccatccgtccatcatccatccatccatccatccatccatccatccatccatccgtcatccatccatcatccatccatcatccatcatccatccatcatccatccattcatccatccatccatccatctatccatccatccatccatccatccatccatccatccctcctccatccatcatccatcatccatccatccatccatccatccatcatccatccatccatccatccatccatccatccatccgtcatccatcatccatccatctatccatccatccatccatccatccatccatccatcatccatccatccatccatccttccatcctccatccatccatctgtcgttctaattgggaacggcgggaagaacgacacggactctcaagggagtcagaacaggtgagaatctctagtttattgcttcagtcatgttatatagactggTTCGtgcaaagtacagaaaggaaactcttattggttagtaaagtactacattaccatcattggtcagtggggttcaccaccccctgaccttctcctgcaaggaaaacacgggaatcagaaaaaaagcacctgcaggctgttttgtgtctttgaggattgttttgaatcctcccatgaatttcccaggctagcttctcaggcaggcccGGCAGGACATGGGGCCcgcagcttgctccaaagctagcctccacatccatccatccatccatccgtccatccatctgttcatccatcatccatccatccatccatccatccatccatccatccatccatccatcatccatccctccctccatccatcatccatcatccatccatccatccatcattcatcatccatccatccatccatccatccatccatccatcattcatcatccatccatccatccatcaatccatccatccatccatccattatccatccatccatccatccatccatccatccatccatccttccatcggtccatccatccatccatccaccattcatcatccatccatccatccatccatccatccatccctccctccatccatcatccatcatccatccatccatcattcatcatccatccatccatccatccattcatccatccatccatccctccatccatccatccatccatccatccatcatcattccctccctccatccacccatccatccatccattcatccatccatccatccatccatcatccatacatcatccatccatccatccatccatccatccatccgtccatccatccatcatccacccatccatccatcatctatccatcatctatccatcatctatccatccatccatccatccgtccatccatctgttcatccatcatccatccatccatccatccatccatccatcatccatccctccctccatccatcatccatcatccatccatccatccatcattcatcatccatccatccatccatccattcatccatccatccatcattcatcatccatccatccatccatccatccatccattatccatccatccatccatccatccatccatccatccatccatccttccatcggtccatccatccatccatccaccattcatcatccatccatccatccatccatccatccatccatccatccatccatccatccctccctccatccatccatccatccatccctccctccatccatcatccatcatccatccatccatcattcatcatccatccatccattcatccatccatccatccatccatccatccatccatccatccatccatcatcattccctccctccatccacccatccatccatccattcatccatccatccatccatccatcctccatacatcatccatccatccatccatccatccatccatccatccatccatccatccatcatccacccatccatccatcatccatccatcatctatcCATCATCTATccgtccatcatccatccatccgtccatccatccataatccatccatccatccatccatccatccatccatcatccatccatccatccatccttccatcctccatccatccatctgtcgttctaattgggaacggcgggaagaatgacacggactctcaagggagtcagaacaggtgagaatctctagtttattgcttcagtcatgttatatagactggTTCGtgcaaagtacagaaaggaaactcttattggttagtaaagtactacattaccatcattgatcagtggggttcaccaccccctgaccttctcctgcaaggaaaacacgggaatcagaaaaaaagcacctgcaggctgttttgtgtctttgaggattgttttgaatcctcccatgaatttcccaggctagcttctcaggcaggcccggcaggccatggggcccgcagcttgctccaaagctagcctccacatccatccatccatccatccgtccatccatctgttcatccatcatccatccatccatccatccatccatccatccatccatccatcatccatccctccctccatccatcatccatcatccatccatccatccatccatcattcatcatccatccatccatccatccatccatccatccatccatccatccattcatccattcATCATTCatcatccgtccatccatccatcatccatccatccatccatccatccatcattcatccatccatccatccatccatccatccattatccatccatccatccatccatccatccatccatccatccttccatcggtccatccatccatccatccaccattcatcatccatccatccatccatccacccctccctccatccatcatccatcatccatccatccatcattcatcatccatccatccatccatccattcatccatccatccatccatccatccatccatccatcatcattccctccctccatccacccatccatccatccattcatccatccatccatcctccatacatcatccatccatccatccatccatccatccatccatccatcatccacccatccatccatcatccatccatcatctatccatcatctatccatccatcatccatccatccgtccatccatccataatccatccatccatccatccatccatccatccatcatccataatccatccatccatccatccatccctcctccatccatcatccatcatccatccatccatccatccatccatcatccatccatccatccatccatccatccgtcatccatcatccatccatccatctatccatccatccatccatccatccatccatccatccatcatccatccatccatccatcatccatccatccatccatccatccatcatccatccatccatccatcatccatccatccatccatccatccatccatccatccatcatcattccctccctccatccacccatccatccatccattcatccatccatccatcctccatacatcatccatccatccatccatccatccatccatccatccatccatccatccatcatccacccatccatccatcatctatccatcatctatccatccatcatccatccatccgtccatccatccataatccatccatccatccatccatccatccatccatcatccataatccatccatccatccatccatcatccatcatccatcatccatccctccatccatccatccatccatccatccatccatccatccctccctccctccctccctccctccatccatcatccatcatccatccatccatccatccatccatccatccatccatccatccatccacccatcacccatccatccatcctccatccatcatccatccatccatccatccatccatccatccatccatccatcatccatcatccatccatccatccatccatccatccatccatcatccatccatccatccatccatccatccatccctccctccctccctccatccatcatccatcatccatccatccatccatccatccatccatccatcatccatccatccatccatcctccatccatcatccatccatccatccatccatccatccatccatccatccatctatcatccatcatccatccatccatccatccatccatccatccatccatccatcatccatccatccatccatccataatccatccatccatccatccatccatccatccatccatccctccatcatccataatccatccctccatccatccatcatccatcatccatccctccatccatccatccatccatccatccatccatccatccatccatcatcattccctccctccatccacccatccatccatccattcatccatccatccatacATCCATCCTCCAtacatcatccatccatccatccatccttccgtccatccatccttcatccacccatccatccatcatccatccatcatctatccatcatatatccatccatcatccatccatccgtccatccatccctccatccgtccatccatccatccatcatccataatccatccatccatccatccatccatccatccatccatccatcatccataatccatccatccatccatccatccatccatccatccatccatccatcatccataatccatccatccatccatccatacatcatccatcatccatcatccatccctccatccatccatccatccatccatcgatccatccctccctccctccctccatccatcatccatcatccatccatccatccatccatccatccatccatccatccatccatccatcatccatccatccatccatcctccatccatcatccatccatccatccatccatccatccatccatccatccatccatccatccatccatctatcatccaacatccatccatccatccatccatccatccatccatccatccatccatcatccatcatccatcaatccatccatcatccatccatcatccatccctccatccatccctccatccatccatccatccatccatccatccatccatccatcctccatccatcatccatccatccatccatccatccatccatcctccatccatcatacatccatccatccatccgtccatccatccatcatccacccatccatccatcatccatccatccatccatcatcattccctccctccatccatccatccatccgtccatccatccattcatccatccatctatccatccatcctccatacatcatccatccatccatccatccatccatctgtccatccatccatcatccacccatccatccatcatccatccatcatctatccatcatctatccatccatcatccatccatccgtccatccatccatccatccatcatctataatccatccatccatccatccatccatcatcaatcatccatccctccatccatccatccatccatccatccatcatcattccctccctccatccatccatccatccatccatccatccatccatccatccatccatctgtcatccatcatccatcaacccatccatcatccatccatcatccatccctccatccatccctccatccatccatccatccatccatccatccatccatcctccatccatcatccatccatccatccatccatccatccatccatcctccatccatcatacatccatccatccatccgtccatccatccatcatccacccatccatccatcatccatccatccatccatccatccctccctccctccctccatccatcatccatcatccatccatccatccatccatcatccatccatccatcctccatccatcatccatccatccatccatccatccatccatccatccatccatcatccaacatccatccatccatccatccatccatccgtcatccatcgatccatccatccatccatccatcatccatccatccatccatccatccatccatccatccatccatccatccctccatcatccataatccatccctccatccatccatcatccatcatccatccctccatccatccatccatccatccatccatcca from Poecile atricapillus isolate bPoeAtr1 chromosome Z, bPoeAtr1.hap1, whole genome shotgun sequence encodes:
- the LOC131592819 gene encoding splicing factor 3A subunit 2-like gives rise to the protein PSIHLPSIIHPSIHPSIHPSSIHHTSIHPSVHPSIIHPSIHHPSIHPSIHPSLPPSIHHPSSIHPSIHHPSIHPPSIIHPSIHPSIHPSIHHPTSIHPSIHPSSIDPSIHPSIIHPSIHPSIHPSIHPSIHPSIIHNPSLHPSIIHHPSLHPSIHPSIHPSIHPSLPPSIHHSSSIHPSSIIHPSIHPSIHPSIHPSSFPPSIHPSICPSIHHPPIHPSSIHHLSIIYPSIIHPSVHPSIHPSSIIHPSIH
- the LOC131572594 gene encoding guanine nucleotide exchange factor subunit RIC1-like, with the protein product PSIHPSIIHHPSTHPSSIHHPSLHPSLHPSIHPSIHPSSIHHPSIHPSIHPSILHPSYIHPSIRPSIHHPPIHPSSIHPSIHPSLPPSLHPSSIIHPSIHPSSIHPSSIHHPSIHPSIHPSIHPSSNIHPSIHPSIIHRSIHPSIHHPSIHPSIHPSIHPSIHPSIIHNPSLHPSIIHHPSLHPSIHPSIHPSIHPSSIHPSIHPSIHPSIIHPSILHPSSIHPSIHPSSIHPSIHPSIRHPSIIHPSSII
- the LOC131592820 gene encoding guanine nucleotide exchange factor subunit RIC1-like, which codes for PSIHPSIHLFIHHPSIHPSIHPSIHPSIIHPSLHPSSIIHPSIHHSSSIHPSIHPSIHHSSSIHPSINPSIHPSIIHPSIHPSIHPSILPSVHPSIHPPFIIHPSIHPSIHPSLHPSSIIHPSIIHHPSIHPSIHPSIHPSIHPSIHPSIIIPSLHPPIHPSIHPSIHPSIIHTSSIHPSIHPSIRPSIHHPPIHPSSIHHLSIIYPSIHPSVHPSVHPSSIHPSIHPSIIHPSLHPSS
- the LOC131572595 gene encoding splicing factor 3A subunit 2-like, translated to PSIHPSIHPPSIIHPSIHPSIHPSSTHPSIIHPSIHPSLPPSLHPSSIIHPSIHPSSIHPSSIHHPSIHPSIHPSIHPSSNIHPSIHPSIRHPSIHPSIHPSSIHPSIHPSIHPSIHPSIIHNPSLHPSIIHHPSLHPSIHPSIHPSIHPSIHPSIPPTLHPSFIIHPSIIHHPSIHPSIHPSIHPSIHHHSLPPSIHPSIHPSIHPSIHPSIIHPSILHPSSIHPSIHPSSIHPSIHPSIRHPSIIHPSSII